Genomic window (Drosophila sulfurigaster albostrigata strain 15112-1811.04 chromosome 2R, ASM2355843v2, whole genome shotgun sequence):
ACGCGACTGCGAAGAGCTGTGACTGCCGCCACTCATGCTTGGCGAACGATCGCGATCCAAGTTTTCTGGGCGCAGACTTGATGGGGAACTAGCTCCAGTGATGGGACTACGACGTCGTGAGCGTCCTCCTCCCTCGTTGCGTAGGCtacaaatattaacaaaagTTAGATTCTTAATTTGCTgattaataattatgataTTACCCCTCCAAGGATCGATTCTGTGCCATCTGGGTGCGGCTTACACCAGCGCTATTATTGCTGCGCAACACTGCAGCAAATCCTGGCACGCGATTTGCCGTCAAGCCTCCCCTCTGCACGAGCCGCGTGTTGCCGCCACTGTGTGAGCTTGTGCCACCGACTGGATATAAAGGCGAATCCAGTTGGCCGGGAATTTCTATTAACTGGGCTATTTgatacattttcttttgtcGCGCCTTGCTGCGTCCCTTTGTCAGCCGCTGCTTGGCTGCCATGCAACGTATGTGATCATCAAATAGAAATTTGGCCGAGAGCAAAGGCGTGCGATTGTGTGTGACACCGCCACGATGTACAGTGATATGCAGACAACGTGAATCGTCTTTATCGCCTTGCACTTCTACGTCCTGCAGGAAACCAACGAACTTGGCAACGCCCCAACCCAGCAGCTTGGCATCGGGCTCCACCAGTATCAGCTGCAGCGCATCGATGACCAGAAAGCGTCGCTGCTTTGCATTGTCCTTCGACACCACAGTGCAAGCAATCAGGTCGCTATTATCTGCAAAAGTTTAAGCAACATGTTGAGTTTagtttgcaattgcaatgctGTGGTCTACTCACTCAAATCAAGGACATTGTCCACCTGCACCAGATTCACAACATTCGTCAGCGGCAGTAGCGACTCTTTTTCGTTCAAGAACTTTTGGCATGTGCGCCGCAACAGGAAATAGACGCGTATGGCGCGACGCGCTTTCTCCACCTCTCCACACGGCAGACGACGCGTGAAACCGATGCCCGTCAACGGCGTCCCTGTTGGCGGCAGCAAAATGGTCGAGTCCATGCAGAGAAACTCAACGTTGAGCTGCGCCTTGCGCATCTCGTTGTATTCGTCCTCAAACAGATCGAGAAATATATCTTCCGACTTGTAAAAGTTGCGCAGTACAACCATCGACTGATTCCGTGCTCCAAAGAGTAATCCTTGCTGTGTAGACGTTATGCAGGGCGCCTCATCCGCCGCAGATTTGGTAAAGGTGAGCAACAGCTCCAGAGCAATCTCCACAGTGATCAAACGAATGCGACAAGctgcaaaaacaaatcgaTATTTAAGAAAAGTTATCTTATGAGCGATTAGCGTCTCTTACCTGGTTGACTCGACATCGTAATGATATTGAGAAGATGCTCAATGAGCGCTGTGCGATAGCTAAACGAGCCATGCATCGACTTGGACAGTACTTGCTCGAACCACTCGTTCTTCATGCCTGCggaataaatgaataaatgtgAGTAGAGTCTTTGCAGAGACTTGTTTTAGATTAGTATGGAAAGGTTACGTAGTTACATACCATCTGATTATaatgtacacacacatttattaatatgGACAAAAGACCAAGCGTTAAAATGAGAGCGTGAAAtgtgagagagacagaggagAGCAGAGTTAGCTTGGATAATCGAGCTGAATCTGGCGCATGGCGATGAATCTTTAATGTTAGTTAGCACACGATCCCAAGAACTCACCTCGATTGTGCGACATGGCATAGATGAGGCACAGCGATAACAACGCCAAGTAATCATTCTCTGTGCAATCGAGCGCTTGGAGCACAGTGTCCAGAAACGGTTTGGCCAACTCTGCGTAGCCCTGCTGCGCTGTTGTTGAGGTCGTCTGCTGAAGTCGCTGCTTCTCCTCGTCGGTAATGTTGCGCAGTCTTGTGGCTGCCGCCTCAGCAACGGTTTCAATGTGCCTGTTGATCGGCGATGCTGATGTGGCTGGCGTTGATTCAACGCCGCTATCTTCGCTAACCGCATCAGTACCAGAACTTGCGCTTGTGCTTTGCGTGTGGCCAATTACGGTGTCCAGCGCCTGTTCAAGACTCTCGTGTGGCTCCCCAAAGCCAGGCACAACCACCTCGCGATGTTCGACATACGAGTTGAGTATCTCGGCCGCACCCTCCTTGAAAACGCTGTGATCTCCATTGAGTATCACCCAGGCCAAAGCATGAACCAGCGGCGCATGTGTTACGACCAGAAAAACTAGCGATAGAAGGTAGAGTGCGACAATAGAACTCACTCGTGGATTGTGCATCTCCTGGATATCAATATCCACATTGCGATTCAACACAGCAGCTAAATTCTGTGTGACGACGGCGAGCGAGGGCGGAGGAGGCGCTGGTGTAAgcgaaaatatatacaaaggTACAAAAAGCTTATGCAGTAGATGTTCGGTGAGCACAGCATTCAGATCCTTGATGTCCAGCAGTAATATATCACTCAAATAATGCAAATGATCGAGATGTTCGGCCACCAAATTGGAGAGTTTTTGGTTCGACTGGTGACTGCAAAAAGTACAGGAAAATATGTTAAGATGTACATTAAGCAGGATGATCACTACTGACTCGATATCAGTGCGCACACAGGTATCCAGCTCCAGGATGTGTTTGCCGATAAACCAGACCAAGTTGCTAAAATACGGCGCAGCAGTTCTGCAAGAAGAGATGcgattgtaaattaaatatataaagatcTAACTATTCTACTCACTTATCGCGAATAAAACGCAACATGCTATCATTTTGCACCTTGTAGACGTTTAAGGATATTGTGCGCACCGCAATTCGCACCATGGACTCAGGATGATTGAAGAATTTTATTGCCTCCGTGTAGAGTGGAAAGTCATTCGTGTGCTGcacaagaaaattaaataaatacgttattaataagtaaatgtatatgtataaaaaggTTCTTGCTACTTAAGATCATTAATGACACGAACCAATTGtagcattaaaaaatattctaacattatttcaactttttttgcaacaacaataagaacgcACCTCATTGTAGAAAAAGTgtatagtgtgtgtgttgagctTAAGACTCAATGTCTTTAGAAAGAGTATGTAATAGCCCATAACATCCTCGTCTGAGAAATCGAACTTGTGCACCATAATGGAGTTGACATGGTTATTGCTCAGCAAGTAATCTATAAAATAAGAGGCACTATTATACTACAACATTATAAACAAATCCTTTAAGCCTACATAAGGAAGTCTCATTGCGTATGTTCTCGAAGAGTATGTTAAGAGTCTGCAGTAGCTGAACGCAAACAAAACTGGAACCGCCGCTCTTCTGACGCATAATGTGCAGGAAATACGAAAGCATATTCTTCTCCAAGAAGAAACTAGAAAACAAAGCAGAATGACATCATTTGATCATTGTAATTATGCGAACAAAATACTTACTCAAAGACCAGCGAATCATGTTGATCGCCCCAGATGAGTATCTCGGCAATGCAGCGCAGTGATTCAACCAGCAGCCCACGATTGCTTTCCGACACCGTGGTGTTCTTCTCCAAAATGCTATACAGGTACTTCAGGTGCTCCAACGACAGACGATTTTTGGGGCGTCCACCCCAAGGGCCGCCGAACCAGCTTCGACTGCGAAACATAATTATGTGTCGGGTGCTATGCTACACATTAACTGTCAAATGCAACTGGGACGCATTCAATGTGCTAATAATAGCTATGCAATTGATttactaatttattatttcacagCGTcataacacaacacaaaagacTTTCCAATACGACGTTGTCATTGGCACTTGAGGAGTTCGGCAGATTTTCAGCGCACAACTCACAATGAGCAGCCCCAAAGTTGCAAGTGTTTTGTAAGCTGCAACGATgtgaattttgtaattttgcaaaaaaagtaaaataattatcCCAATTTTCTATAAACGaactctgcttcttcttttttaagttttcGTCACAGCGAAGACAGCAGGTGTCAAAGACAGCTGTTTTCTGCGCGTATCAGGTCACACTGACTGCAGGTTCACACACAATAGTCGGTCACACTACAGCAACTCCAACCCAATCAGCTGTTTCGTCCCActcaacaaaaacacattcaacaagcattttaaatgttttctttcATCTCCAAAATTGCTCAGCGTTTAACAAACATCACGACGTTACTGCATTCCATACTAACTATTATTCTtctgattaaaattaatgGAATATGAACCGGAATTGGGATCCTGTTGCATTTGAAAATTCGCAGTGGACAAACCAAATGGTTTCAATATCATGTTGCCCAAATCCTTTAGGCTGGACATCATTTCGGTTTTGAGCTTCTCATTGCGCTCATTGATCAGAGGTGGTAGTCGCATTTTTGCTTCACGAGCTTCCCGCTGTCCTGGATCAATTTCATAGACGCTCTTGTAATCCGTCAAAGCTTCGTCCAGTCTATCTTCACCTTCATAAAGCTTTGCGCGCCTATTTCAAAGATTACGgttattacttttaattataaaattagtaaataCACATACCTTAATAACGCCCGCACATATTCAGGATAGAGTTCAATGGCTTTGGTGCAATCGTCAATGGCCGATTTATTCGATGATAGCTTCATTTTGGCTGCAGCCCGATTGCCAAATAACACGGCACGttctttgctgtttgctgaAGGACAAATGTTGAGTGCTTCCGTATAAACTTCCACAGCGCGCAACGCCTCCTCATTCTTAAAGAATTCATTTCCCTCCAGTTTTAGTTTCGCTGCCTTTTCTTTATTCGCATCCAACGCCTCGGAACTCAAACCTTTTTCTTGCTCCTGTAATTCTTCAATGCTTAACTCGCCATCGGGTTGtaaaatttcctttttatcatcgtcgtcgacgtcaCTTTTGCCACCAGCAGCACCctcctcatcatcgtcatccgCGTCTAGTCGTAAATCGCTGTTCTTCTTTATGATGTCCTCGAttaatttctcattttctGGCGCTGTTGTTGAAACTTTTTTTACGGATGGATTTGGTTCGCTGAGCGCATCATGGAACTCGTCTTCGCTACTTGTTTTTTCTGTCATGCTGTGTAGACTTTATACAATTTCACAATGTTTTCTCCGAAATGTTTAATCGGCTGTCTGTGATGATtcgtattatttattgtgcgtCTGCAGTGCAGGTTAACTCTTCTTTCTTTAATTTTGGCAGTCAGGTCACCCTAAAAGCTGGCGCTGATTGTCGTGCTGCCTAAAATGCAGTCACACCGCAACAGAGTTGCCAAGGCGTCGggggaaaataaatattatttattaaaaacaaacactaTTTATAAGAGTCCAATACGTTGTCATAGCTATTGAAGGACTGTTtcatagtatttttattgtatttaattttatacttCAATTCGTATGCAAAACAACCGTTACTTTTTCAATTCCGTATTTTTCTGAAGTGAAATCAAGTGGTAATTCTtgtattttctgtattttgtttggtatatcctCTAACGTATATTGTAGAAATGTTGTTATGGTCACACAATTCTGACGATGGGCGACACCGATCAAATGGATAATCCAATTGTTTTGGATATTGCCGCCTATACGTTGACTGAGTATGTTGCAGCCAAGCCACTGGAAAGTAATCTTGAAGTGGTCTTTACCGATGCAAAACAGGTAAGTGTTGTCATGTACTTTAAAATACCTATCATAAAGCTTCATATGTTGCAGTCTAAGCCATGTGCTCAACCAGACTACGATGAGAAGTTAAAGTTTCCATTCGTACGTGAAAATTACAAACCCACAGCTGTGCACATAATCGATGCCCAAGAACTGGTGTCCGCCGATGCAGCTACAGAAACCAAACGTGTAGTGGAGTTAACACTGGACCTGACACCGCTGGCTGAGCTGATCTACGATCCCGGAGATACACTGGCCGTGTTGCCCTGTAATAATTCCAATGTGGTAGCGAAGCTACTGCAGCGCCTCAACTTGACTGAGCAAGCGGACACCACTTGTTATGTTCGATTAGTTCCCAACTGTACTAAGAAGACTGCTAAAGTGCCCGTTTATGTACCAACATCAGCGACTCCTCGTGAGATCTTCACCTTCTATCTTAATCTCCATGGAGTGCCGCACAAGCAGCTCCTCAGTGCGTTGGGCAATTGTACCAGCGATGTCAAGGAACGTGCTTTTTTGGAAAGTCTCTCCGCCAAACAAGGCGTCGCTCACTACCAATCGCTCATATTTGAGCGCGGCCTGTGCTTGATGCAGCTGCTCGACATTTGCGGGAGCTGCATGCCAACACTAGCGTTGCTAGTGGAGCATTTGCCGCGCCTGCTGCCACGTCCTTATTCTATAGCCAACAGTCCTCTGGAATACACAAAGCAACTGAGGATCATTTACTCAATTCTTGACAAGAAACCAGGTGTAACAACTAGCATGCTGGACGCAAAACTGTCTCTAGTCAAGGAGCAGCAAGTGGCCAAGTTGTTTGTGTATCCACGCACACAGAACAGCTTTCGATTCACAGCTGCCGAGCTACC
Coding sequences:
- the LOC133836535 gene encoding protein CLEC16A homolog isoform X2; the encoded protein is MVHKFDFSDEDVMGYYILFLKTLSLKLNTHTIHFFYNEHTNDFPLYTEAIKFFNHPESMVRIAVRTISLNVYKVQNDSMLRFIRDKTAAPYFSNLVWFIGKHILELDTCVRTDIDHQSNQKLSNLVAEHLDHLHYLSDILLLDIKDLNAVLTEHLLHKLFVPLYIFSLTPAPPPPSLAVVTQNLAAVLNRNVDIDIQEMHNPRVSSIVALYLLSLVFLVVTHAPLVHALAWVILNGDHSVFKEGAAEILNSYVEHREVVVPGFGEPHESLEQALDTVIGHTQSTSASSGTDAVSEDSGVESTPATSASPINRHIETVAEAAATRLRNITDEEKQRLQQTTSTTAQQGYAELAKPFLDTVLQALDCTENDYLALLSLCLIYAMSHNRGMKNEWFEQVLSKSMHGSFSYRTALIEHLLNIITMSSQPACRIRLITVEIALELLLTFTKSAADEAPCITSTQQGLLFGARNQSMVVLRNFYKSEDIFLDLFEDEYNEMRKAQLNVEFLCMDSTILLPPTGTPLTGIGFTRRLPCGEVEKARRAIRVYFLLRRTCQKFLNEKESLLPLTNVVNLVQVDNVLDLNNSDLIACTVVSKDNAKQRRFLVIDALQLILVEPDAKLLGWGVAKFVGFLQDVEVQGDKDDSRCLHITVHRGGVTHNRTPLLSAKFLFDDHIRCMAAKQRLTKGRSKARQKKMYQIAQLIEIPGQLDSPLYPVGGTSSHSGGNTRLVQRGGLTANRVPGFAAVLRSNNSAGVSRTQMAQNRSLEGLRNEGGGRSRRRSPITGASSPSSLRPENLDRDRSPSMSGGSHSSSQSRENSQARSSGNRSREGSPRMPRPRSEEIPLEDFQHSRNNSPHSRSSVLGNPSPSSRSHTPSRMLHYDQISVHSASPREPSLLIGGTNALLSPLNGGVAIAREVLPVQSSEETSFIGNDGDGATDNRRKGRGTIETV
- the LOC133836535 gene encoding protein CLEC16A homolog isoform X1 gives rise to the protein MFRSRSWFGGPWGGRPKNRLSLEHLKYLYSILEKNTTVSESNRGLLVESLRCIAEILIWGDQHDSLVFDFFLEKNMLSYFLHIMRQKSGGSSFVCVQLLQTLNILFENIRNETSLYYLLSNNHVNSIMVHKFDFSDEDVMGYYILFLKTLSLKLNTHTIHFFYNEHTNDFPLYTEAIKFFNHPESMVRIAVRTISLNVYKVQNDSMLRFIRDKTAAPYFSNLVWFIGKHILELDTCVRTDIDHQSNQKLSNLVAEHLDHLHYLSDILLLDIKDLNAVLTEHLLHKLFVPLYIFSLTPAPPPPSLAVVTQNLAAVLNRNVDIDIQEMHNPRVSSIVALYLLSLVFLVVTHAPLVHALAWVILNGDHSVFKEGAAEILNSYVEHREVVVPGFGEPHESLEQALDTVIGHTQSTSASSGTDAVSEDSGVESTPATSASPINRHIETVAEAAATRLRNITDEEKQRLQQTTSTTAQQGYAELAKPFLDTVLQALDCTENDYLALLSLCLIYAMSHNRGMKNEWFEQVLSKSMHGSFSYRTALIEHLLNIITMSSQPACRIRLITVEIALELLLTFTKSAADEAPCITSTQQGLLFGARNQSMVVLRNFYKSEDIFLDLFEDEYNEMRKAQLNVEFLCMDSTILLPPTGTPLTGIGFTRRLPCGEVEKARRAIRVYFLLRRTCQKFLNEKESLLPLTNVVNLVQVDNVLDLNNSDLIACTVVSKDNAKQRRFLVIDALQLILVEPDAKLLGWGVAKFVGFLQDVEVQGDKDDSRCLHITVHRGGVTHNRTPLLSAKFLFDDHIRCMAAKQRLTKGRSKARQKKMYQIAQLIEIPGQLDSPLYPVGGTSSHSGGNTRLVQRGGLTANRVPGFAAVLRSNNSAGVSRTQMAQNRSLEGLRNEGGGRSRRRSPITGASSPSSLRPENLDRDRSPSMSGGSHSSSQSRENSQARSSGNRSREGSPRMPRPRSEEIPLEDFQHSRNNSPHSRSSVLGNPSPSSRSHTPSRMLHYDQISVHSASPREPSLLIGGTNALLSPLNGGVAIAREVLPVQSSEETSFIGNDGDGATDNRRKGRGTIETV
- the LOC133836538 gene encoding methionine synthase reductase — protein: MGDTDQMDNPIVLDIAAYTLTEYVAAKPLESNLEVVFTDAKQSKPCAQPDYDEKLKFPFVRENYKPTAVHIIDAQELVSADAATETKRVVELTLDLTPLAELIYDPGDTLAVLPCNNSNVVAKLLQRLNLTEQADTTCYVRLVPNCTKKTAKVPVYVPTSATPREIFTFYLNLHGVPHKQLLSALGNCTSDVKERAFLESLSAKQGVAHYQSLIFERGLCLMQLLDICGSCMPTLALLVEHLPRLLPRPYSIANSPLEYTKQLRIIYSILDKKPGVTTSMLDAKLSLVKEQQVAKLFVYPRTQNSFRFTAAELPGNQILIAVGTALAPFLGFLAHKELSESKSTGQTWLYVGAKTLQAVLKQQQLSHWETTSVLQRLRVCYSRTSTGDEPKYVQDLLEKDASELVDLLQQPSTVMYICADGAKISKSIEETVRGCLQRVLQLDERTALEKIKELRSLGKYREDIWL
- the LOC133836541 gene encoding tetratricopeptide repeat protein 1 translates to MTEKTSSEDEFHDALSEPNPSVKKVSTTAPENEKLIEDIIKKNSDLRLDADDDDEEGAAGGKSDVDDDDKKEILQPDGELSIEELQEQEKGLSSEALDANKEKAAKLKLEGNEFFKNEEALRAVEVYTEALNICPSANSKERAVLFGNRAAAKMKLSSNKSAIDDCTKAIELYPEYVRALLRRAKLYEGEDRLDEALTDYKSVYEIDPGQREAREAKMRLPPLINERNEKLKTEMMSSLKDLGNMILKPFGLSTANFQMQQDPNSGSYSINFNQKNNS
- the LOC133836535 gene encoding protein CLEC16A homolog isoform X3, with the protein product MFRSRSWFGGPWGGRPKNRLSLEHLKYLYSILEKNTTVSESNRGLLVESLRCIAEILIWGDQHDSLVFDFFLEKNMLSYFLHIMRQKSGGSSFVCVQLLQTLNILFENIRNETSLYYLLSNNHVNSIMVHKFDFSDEDVMGYYILFLKTLSLKLNTHTIHFFYNEHTNDFPLYTEAIKFFNHPESMVRIAVRTISLNVYKVQNDSMLRFIRDKTAAPYFSNLVWFIGKHILELDTCVRTDIDHQSNQKLSNLVAEHLDHLHYLSDILLLDIKDLNAVLTEHLLHKLFVPLYIFSLTPAPPPPSLAVVTQNLAAVLNRNVDIDIQEMHNPRVSSIVALYLLSLVFLVVTHAPLVHALAWVILNGDHSVFKEGAAEILNSYVEHREVVVPGFGEPHESLEQALDTVIGHTQSTSASSGTDAVSEDSGVESTPATSASPINRHIETVAEAAATRLRNITDEEKQRLQQTTSTTAQQGYAELAKPFLDTVLQALDCTENDYLALLSLCLIYAMSHNRDSARLSKLTLLSSVSLTFHALILTLGLLSILINVCVHYNQMA